Within the Gloeobacter kilaueensis JS1 genome, the region CGCCAGAGGGCGGACCAGTTCGATGAGCGGTTGCTGGGCTACAAGGAGTTGCTCGCGGCGCATCCGGCCCGCCTGGGGATCGGGCGCATCGAAGGTGGCGTCGATCTGGCGTTCCCAATCGCTCGCCCGCCAGTCCTTGCGATCCGAAGCTGGCAGGTTAAAAAAATGCCAGGGCGAGTCGCTGCGCCAGAAGCGATCCCCGACGCGGGGATCCGCTCCGAGCGTCTTGAGATCGACGACGGCGGCCTGCCACTGTCGGGTTTTTAAGATCCGGTTGCGCAGTGCCAGCTTCGGGAGAGGCCGAATCGTAGCGCTCAGCCCGACAGCTTTGAGTTGCTCGCCCACGCTATTTGCCAGCCGCAACTGGAGAGGATCGTCGCCGTTGACGACAAGTTCAAAGGCAGGTGGCTGACCCTGGCCCGGCTTGAAACCGGCGGCTACGAGTTGCGCTTTTGCCTGCTTGGGATCGAACTTTCCCTGGCCCGGTTCGCCGGTGGCAAAAAGCGCGTCCTGCACCAGTTGCCTGCGATCGATGGCAAGCGCCAGAGCGCGCCGAAGGGCGGTGCCGGCAACCCCGTCGCCTGCGGTAGCCGGTGGGTTGAGGTTGAAGGCCAGGTAGACGGGCGGTTCGGTGCCGCCATTGACCAGCACAAAGCGTCCTTTGCCCTGGGCCGCGCTCAAAGAGGCGTAATCTTCGCTCACCAGTCGGTAGGCGTCGCTGGTGCCTGAGCGAAAGCGCGTCAGGGCCGCAGCCCGGTCCGGCACGATTGCACAGGTAATTGCTGCCAGGTAAGGCCCTCCGGGCTGCCGCCAGTAGCGGGGGTTGGCGGTGAGCTGCAGGTTCTGGCCGGGCGTATAACGGCTTATCTGAAACGGGCCACTTACAGGCAGGCTGGTGGGATCGGTGTCGAGCCCCCAGGCGGCCAGCGGGTCGGTTCTATCCTTAAAGGCGTGCGCAGGCAGCACCGGCAGCGTCAGGTAGGCGGCAAAATCTGAATCTGCACGGGGCAGAACAAATTCGACGCTCTCATCATCGATGGCGCTCATCTTGAATTGAAGATCCAGACTTCTCTGGGCGCGGCGGTCCCGGTAGACGCGGCTGTAGCTAAAGACGACATCGGCAGAAGTGAGCGCTGCGCCGTCCGACCAGACCAGGCCCGGTCGCAGGTTCACCCGATAACGGCGTCCCCCTTCGAGTGTCTGAAAACCGGTTGCCAGGTCCGGCTGGAACTGGCCCTGCGCGTCCACCATGAGCAACCCGGCAAACAGCAGACCGCTCACCTCAAGAGCGCTGCCGGTGCGGGCGAGGGCCGGATTGAAGGTCGCCGGATCGCCGGTGAGCGTCAAAGCGAGAATCCCTCCGCTTACCGGTCGGGTCGAAAGGGGGATAGCAGAGCTGCAGCCCGCCAACAGCAGAGCGGCAGCGAGGGCGAGAAACGGTCGCATAACGAGGAAACTTATCACACTTCAAAACGTCGAAGCGATCAGCGCTCCGCCGGGTATCGCCTCGCGGACCTACAATGGCAGGTAATCCCGGATATTTGCAATGCTTGAGCCCCGCAGAAGTACTGTTCTTGCTCCCCACTCCCTGCAGGCCAGGGCGGTGCTGACCGGATCGCTGGTCGATATCGGCGGTACCATTCATGCCCAGATCGTCACCAGTTTGCTTGCGGGCCTGCTCGCCACTGCCGGCGGCATCAGCGTCGAGGCCAGCTTTGCTTTTTATTTGATCAATCTGGTAAGCGGCCTGTTCTTCACCGGGTTCGGGGGCTACACTGCCGCCCGCACTGCCCGCTACCAGCCGCTCCAGCACGCCCTTTTCACCGGGCTGATTTCGCTGGCGGTCTCAGTGGCTCTCACCATCGGCACCCCCGGTACCTTCGTACTCTCCTGGCCGGTGCTGCTCGGCTTGCTCTCGGTCGTACCGATTGCCCTTCTGGGCGGCTGGCTTGCCCAGGCAGAGCGCGAAGTTTAAAAGCCCGTATCGCCCGGTTGGGTACGCACGATGAGCTCCGCCTCCCGCTGGGCAGCTTCGAGCGCCTGGGCAGGGGTGCGCACGTGCTGCAGTGCCTGCTCGACCGCCTGACCGAGCGCATCGGAAATCTGGGGGTAGGTCGGGTCGAGGGGGCGGTTGTGCCCGTGGGGCAACTGGTCTAAAAACACCTGCAACTGGGGATTGCGCTTCAAGAATGCCCGGTAGGACGGGGAACGGGCTGCCTCGATCGTTACCGGCAGATAACCTGTGCCGGTGGCCCAGGCGCTTTGAAATTCGGTGCTGAGAATGTACTTTGCAAACTGCCAGCTCGCCTGCTCGCGCCGGGCACTGGTGCGCATCAAAAACAACTGCTCGCCGCCGATCGAAGTAGCGGCCACCGCCCCCTGGGGCAGGGGAAAGATGCCGTACGACATCTGGTTTTGCGCCAGCTCCCTGAGGGTCCAGGGACCGCTCACCTGCATCGCCACCCGCCCGGCAAAAAAATCGTCGAATAGATACCCTTGCTCCGGCTGCGAGAGGCTGGCGGCGGGCCGGCTCGGGTCTAAAAAGCGCTGCCAGTAGGTAAGGGCGGCCACACCGGCCCCTGAGGCGATCTGGGGCTTTCCCTGCTTGAGCAGCTCGCCCCCCGCTCCCCAGTACCAGGCGAGCCAGTTAAAGACCGTCCACTCGCCCTTACCCAGGGGCAGCCGAAAACCGTAGCGCTCCGGGCGACCGTCGCCATTTTGATCGACGGTGAGTTTGCGGGCCAGATCAAAAAAAGCTTCCCAGGTGCGCGGAAAAGTTTTGATCCCGGCAGCAGCGAAGAGCCGTTTGTTATAAAAAACCGCGAGGTTGTTGGTGTCGAAGGGCAAGGACCAGGTCTGGCCCCGGTAGCGGGTGGCCGGAAGCAAGTTTGGAAAGACCTGGCCCAGAACCGGTTCGCGGGCCAGGTAGGCGTCGAGGGGCACGATCGCGTCGGCTTTGACCAGCTGGCCGGTGAGGGTAGCGTTGTACCAGAGCAGGTCCGGCGGCGAGCCGCCGATCACCGCCGCCAGGATCTTCGGTATCTGCTGATCGGGCTGACCGGCATCGACTGCCCGCACATGGATATCCGGGTGCCGCCGGTTGAAGCGCTCGACGAGTCCTTCGAGCACGATCCGGTTGGCCTGGGGATTGGCCCCGTGCCAGAACACCAGCTCGATCGGGCCATCTGCAGGCGGCGCTTTTTGACAACCGGCCAGCAGCAGCCCCAGGGCTGTGAGCAGGAACACTCCCCGCTGCCGTCTCACCCGTTTAACTCGCGCTTAAAAAACTGCAGCGTCCGCTCCCAGGCATCCTGGGCGGCGGTCAGATTGTAGCGGTCCGTCCGCGCCGGGTTGACAAAGCCTGCCTTCACGTCCGGATAGACCTTAAAGTCGTAGGACTTGCCCGCTTTTTTGAGGGCCGCCTCCAGTTCGGACACTTTTGCTATCGCCGCCACCTCCTGACCGGCGTAGTTGCCGAGTACCGGTGCGTCCAGGTTGAGCACCCGGTCTAGCGGGTCGAGGTTGGCTCCATAAAAGACGGCGACGGCGGCGATGTCGGGGTTCTCGCTGGCGTAGGTGAGGGCCTTGCCCGCTCCCCAACCGAATCCCAGAATGCCGAGCTTGGATTGGGGTCCGACCAGCTTCTCAAGGTAGGCGTAGCCCAGATCCAGATCGCGCAGAAGCTGGGTATCGTTGATCTTTGCACTCGCCGCTGTCGGGTCCGCTCCGACAGCCGCCGTTCCTCCCAGCCGCGCATACGGATCGGGGGCGAGGGCCGCATAACCGGCTGTTGCCAGTTGGGCCACTGTCAGCTCGACAAAACTGCTCAGCCCCGATTCTTCTGCCACCACCAGCACCCCCGCGCGCGGATGCCCCACAGGCAGTGCCCGGTAAGCTTCGATCGCCCTGCCCTCACCGGCAAAGCGAATCAAACTCGCCTGCGGTGCCGGTGTCGCTGTCAGCCCGCGCTCAAGAACCGTCCAGAAGCTACCAGTTGCGATCAGATGTCTGAGAAAATTTCGCCGCTCCATCTCTCTTGCTGCCCTCACTGCCGCCTCTATTATCGGCCAGGCCGCCAATCAAAAATCTCGTAATAGTGATAATCGTTATCGTTTTATTCGTGCTTAAAAGCGCGGGTTATTAACCTTCGATTAACCTGCCCCCTTTACAATCAGCTGGGGTTGAAGCGAAGCGATCTGCAAAGACCGGAACGCGGGCCGGGATCGACCCTGGGCCACGGGTTTCTCAGAATAAACAGGCAGCTACACCTGGCCGCGACGAGGCAGGTAGTGAGTTGTTCTTGACAGTACATTTGCCAACTTAGGGAGAAGCACGATGAAACGTCTCAAGCAGCTGTGGAGCCTGGGGTTCCTGGCAGCGACTGTCAGTCTGGCAGCCACACTTGCAGCCGGACCGGTTCTTGCCGGTACCGACGACGACACCCAAAAGAATAATGTCGCCCCGGTGCTCGGCACCCCGCCATTTTCGGACAATCCGACCAACGCCAGTCCGACGGTGGGCCTGCGCATCTTCCCGCCCACCAACACGACGCTCATCAAGGGCCAGCGCTTCGATCTGCGCGTCGAGACCCAGGTGCCTTCCACCAACGGTGCGGCCCCTGTCCTCAAGAGCCTGACGATCAACGGCATCGAGGCGAGTGGTGCCTTTAATCGGCGAATCACAGCCCAGGGCCTGGGCCTTGAGAGCGGTACCCCCTCGGTGGCTGGTCTTTATGGAGCCTCGGTGCGCAACCTCGCTTTGCCGATAGCGGGAACTTACGTCGTCAAGGCTGTTGTGACCGTGGACGGCGTCGATTACACGATCTCCAACCAGTACACCGTCAGTCCGTTTTCTCTCAAGCCAGGGATCAAGCACGTCGTCTTCTTCCTGGGCGATGCGATGGGCCTGCCGATTCGCTCCGCCGCCCGGATTCAGGGCAAGGGCATCTTCGAGGGCCGGGCAAAGGGACGGCTGAACATGGACACGATGGACACCTACGGCCTGGTTTCCACCGCTTCGTTTGACAGCGTGATCACCGACTCTGCGCCGGGGATGACCAGCTACGTGAGCGGCATGAAGCAGTCCAACAATGCGCTCAACGTCTCGGTAGACAACACCCCTGAAAATAACCTCGACAACCCGCGCATCGAGACGCTCTGGGAATACATGAAGCGCAACTACGGTTGGGCGACCGGCGTCGTCTCCGACGCTTTTATCACCGATGCCACCCCAGCCGCCGAAGCAGGCCACAGTCGGGCCCGCTCGGCCCGCACGGCGATTGCCCAGCAGTTCCTCGATTACTACGTCGATAGTGCCCCGAGCGGTACTCCGGCCCAGCCTGCGACGGGCTATGTTGGCTTGAGCACCCTCACCCAGCCCCTCGATGTCATCCTCGGGGGTGGCGCGGTGGACTGGCTGCCGGTAAACGATCCGACCTTGAGCAGCTTCTATCAGTACGCTGCCGGCAAGGGGCGCGCCGACGGTCTCAACCTGTTTAGCGTTGCTACAAGCCTCGGCTACTCCGTCGTCAAAGACAAAAATGAGCTGGCCGCTGCCCCAAACAACAAGTCCATTCTGGGCATCTTCGTCGGCGATGTTCGTCCAGGTAACGCGCTGGGCCTCGACAGTATCCCCGGCGTGCTCGATCGGCTGGTGGCGCGCGGTCAGGCGACGATCGGCGGTCGCACGGCAAGCGATCCGTCCACTGGACTCAGTGTGGCCCCACCCGTCGGTACCGGTTGTGGAGCGACGGTCCAGACCTGCTTCGCCAACATTCCATCCAAGCCCGAACTGGTCGCCAAGGCGATCGACGTGCTCAACGCCAAAAACCCGAACGGTTGGGTGCTCCTCGTCGAGCAGTCGCAGACCGACAAACTCGCCCACCCCCTCGAATACGAGCGGGTTGTCTACGAGGCGCTCGAACTCGACAACACCCTCGGTTTCGTCCTCGACGGCCAGGCAAGCGACAACCAGACCCTGACGCTCGTGAGCGCCGACCACGCCCAGCCTGAGACGATTATCGGCATCACCGTACCCAGCGCCCTAGACGGCCTGCCCGGTTATTTCGGCAATCCGAGCGGGACGGACCCGATTACCCCCGGTGGCTGCTTCAGCAACACCCTCAGCAGCGACAGCACCAGCGGTGCCCTGACGCTCACGGTGAACGGCTCCGGCACCACCACCAAAGCCTGCGCCCTGCAGGATGCGATCGGGACTTTTAACGACGGCACCTTCCCCACCTACGTCGATGCCAACACCGACGGCTTCCCGGACGATCCGGATCCGACGGTGAAGCTGGTGCTCGACGACGGCGGTCGCCCGACCTACACCCAGGACTTTCTTACCAACCCGATTCCCCTCAGTCCGGGCGGAACCACTGCGGCGGTCCCCAACCCCAGCCGCGATCCGAACGGCCTGCTGCTCACCGGCAACATGCCGACGACGAACGTCTCGCCCATCAGCAAGAACGAGGGCAACATCGGCGTCGCTCCCCACTCCGGCGAAGATGTGGTGCTGAGCGCCAGCGGTCCGAACGCCTTCCTGTTCGGCGGCACCTACGAGAACACCGACGTGCTCGTGCGCATCGCCCAGGCCCTCTCCATCGGTACGACCAACTTCGGCAGCCGTCGTGCCCTGCTGCGCGACGCCAGCCCCAAGAATGCACCGGCGGTGAGTCCGGAGCAGCTCTTCAGCCGCTGGGAGAAAAAGTAGTGCGGGCGCACGGACTGGTGCTGGCGGGCCTGGGGCTGTTGCTGGCCCTGCCTGCCCAGGCTGAGACGGTCTACGGACGGGTCTTCGAGACGCTCCAGGGCAGTGTCTTCACCGGCGCAAAGGTGATCTTGCTGAGCAATCCGCCCCAGCAGACCACCACCGACGGCCAGGGGCAGTACTGGTTTCGGGATGTCAAACCGGGCGCTTACCTTGTCCGGCTTGTGATCGCAGGCCGGCCCGAGATCACCGGTCGGGTGATCGTCCATCGGGGTACGACAATCGCCCACCTTGATCTCAGCAAGATCGGTACCCCCGGCAGCGAGGACGAATACTGAGCGATGCAAGCGGACGCGGCGGGGCCAGTACTACCGGCCCCGCCGCTTTTTGTTGGTCGAGGTAGCTAAAACGGGATGTCGTCGTTGTCGGGCTCCGCCACCACCGGCGGTCGCTGGGCAGGACGGGAGGCGGGGCGCGCCGCAGCAGGAGTGCCGTTGGTAACAGCAACTGGAGCGGGGCTGGCAGAACCTACGCTCGCGCCGGTTGCACCCGCGTAGATTCGGCGGGCGACCAGTTCGGTCACTTTTTCTTTGGTGCCGTCGGGCTTGTTGCGCGTCTCCGCCTGCAGCCGGCCCTCGATAATCACACCATCGCCGTGATGGAAATTTTTGCTCACTTCCTCCGCCAGATTGCCGAAGGCAATAGCCCGAATCTGGTAGTCCGCTTCCTCGGGACGGCCCGCGCTGAAACTGACGATGACAGACAGGCAGGCAAGCCCGTCCTGGGTGAAGCGCAGTTCCGGCTCAGACTGGAGGGTTCCCATCAAAGCAATGGCGTTCATCTGATTACTCCTCTTCTCGAACAGTGAGAAACTGGATCACTTCTTCGCTGATGCGAAAGGACTTTTTCAGTTCTTCTACTGCCGCCGCTGGGGCAGTGTAGTTCATCTGAATATAGATGCCCTCTTTGCACTTTTTGAGTTCGTAGGCCAGCCGGCGCTTGCCCCGGTGCTGCGTCTCGATCTCGGTGACGCCCTGATCGTTCAGGATCGTCTGGTAGCGCGCAATTGTCTGGTCGATCGTCTCCTCCGGCAGATCGGGGCGGAGGATGTACATGGTCTCGTAGCGTCTGGACATTTTGATCGCTCCTTACGGTCAATAGTGGCTCCCCACCTTCTGGGGAGCAAGGAACACTTTCATCACGGTAACAAAAAGCGGTCTGTGCCGCGAGAGCAGCCTGCTTAAAAGCTGGTACCGTGAGTGAGAACATTTTTTGATCGGCCTCCATGAATTTATCGCTTATCCTCGATCGCCAGGTCCAGCTTCGCCCCGATGCACCGGCATTTTTAAGCGCTGAAAAGTCCCTCAGCTTTATCGAACTGGCGCGCGCAAGCGCCGCTGTGGCGGGTGGTCTGGCCGGTTTGGGAGTGATGTCCGGCGATCGTGTGGCGGTGATGCTGCCGAATGTGCTGCCCTTCCCGATCGCTGCCTTTGCGATCTGGCGGCTGGGGGCACAACTGGTGCCGGTCAACCCGCTTTTTAAGCCCCAGGAGGTCCGCCACCTGCTCGTCGATAGCGGAGCGCGGGTGCTCATCGTCCTTGAACAACTGCTGCCTGCTTTAGGCGAACTGGTGGCCGAGTTGGGCGTGCAGGTGGTGAGCGTCGGCGGTGAGAGCGGTACACCGTTTATCCATCTTTTTGCTGCGCCGCCTCTGGCAGAGCCCGCCGCCATCCAGCCCGAGGACGTGGTGGCGGTTCTTTATACCAGCGGCACTACCGGCAGGCCCAAAGGCGCAATGCTCACCAGCCGCAACCTCGATTACGACTCCGAGGCGTGTGCCCTTACCCTCGAAATTTCCCCGGCGGACCGGCTGTACCTGGTATTGCCGCTATTTCACGCCTACGGAATGACCATCGGTCTACTCGTCTGTACCCGCAACGGCGGCAGCGTGTTCTTAGAGCCGCGCTTTGCGCCGCTCCTGGCGCTGCAGCACCTCAAGCAATTCGATTGCAGCGTGTTTTTGGGTGTGCCCGCCCTGTTTGCCGCCCTTTTAGGCGCAGAGGGCAGCTCACTGCAGGCGCTGCGC harbors:
- a CDS encoding alkaline phosphatase gives rise to the protein MKRLKQLWSLGFLAATVSLAATLAAGPVLAGTDDDTQKNNVAPVLGTPPFSDNPTNASPTVGLRIFPPTNTTLIKGQRFDLRVETQVPSTNGAAPVLKSLTINGIEASGAFNRRITAQGLGLESGTPSVAGLYGASVRNLALPIAGTYVVKAVVTVDGVDYTISNQYTVSPFSLKPGIKHVVFFLGDAMGLPIRSAARIQGKGIFEGRAKGRLNMDTMDTYGLVSTASFDSVITDSAPGMTSYVSGMKQSNNALNVSVDNTPENNLDNPRIETLWEYMKRNYGWATGVVSDAFITDATPAAEAGHSRARSARTAIAQQFLDYYVDSAPSGTPAQPATGYVGLSTLTQPLDVILGGGAVDWLPVNDPTLSSFYQYAAGKGRADGLNLFSVATSLGYSVVKDKNELAAAPNNKSILGIFVGDVRPGNALGLDSIPGVLDRLVARGQATIGGRTASDPSTGLSVAPPVGTGCGATVQTCFANIPSKPELVAKAIDVLNAKNPNGWVLLVEQSQTDKLAHPLEYERVVYEALELDNTLGFVLDGQASDNQTLTLVSADHAQPETIIGITVPSALDGLPGYFGNPSGTDPITPGGCFSNTLSSDSTSGALTLTVNGSGTTTKACALQDAIGTFNDGTFPTYVDANTDGFPDDPDPTVKLVLDDGGRPTYTQDFLTNPIPLSPGGTTAAVPNPSRDPNGLLLTGNMPTTNVSPISKNEGNIGVAPHSGEDVVLSASGPNAFLFGGTYENTDVLVRIAQALSIGTTNFGSRRALLRDASPKNAPAVSPEQLFSRWEKK
- a CDS encoding carboxypeptidase-like regulatory domain-containing protein, which translates into the protein MRAHGLVLAGLGLLLALPAQAETVYGRVFETLQGSVFTGAKVILLSNPPQQTTTDGQGQYWFRDVKPGAYLVRLVIAGRPEITGRVIVHRGTTIAHLDLSKIGTPGSEDEY
- a CDS encoding ABC transporter substrate-binding protein, giving the protein MRPFLALAAALLLAGCSSAIPLSTRPVSGGILALTLTGDPATFNPALARTGSALEVSGLLFAGLLMVDAQGQFQPDLATGFQTLEGGRRYRVNLRPGLVWSDGAALTSADVVFSYSRVYRDRRAQRSLDLQFKMSAIDDESVEFVLPRADSDFAAYLTLPVLPAHAFKDRTDPLAAWGLDTDPTSLPVSGPFQISRYTPGQNLQLTANPRYWRQPGGPYLAAITCAIVPDRAAALTRFRSGTSDAYRLVSEDYASLSAAQGKGRFVLVNGGTEPPVYLAFNLNPPATAGDGVAGTALRRALALAIDRRQLVQDALFATGEPGQGKFDPKQAKAQLVAAGFKPGQGQPPAFELVVNGDDPLQLRLANSVGEQLKAVGLSATIRPLPKLALRNRILKTRQWQAAVVDLKTLGADPRVGDRFWRSDSPWHFFNLPASDRKDWRASDWERQIDATFDAPDPQAGRMRREQLLVAQQPLIELVRPLAIAAIRTDVREGRFSAVESAYTGRILANIWQVQKAPPADAGSASTPGN
- a CDS encoding single-stranded DNA-binding protein, translating into MNAIALMGTLQSEPELRFTQDGLACLSVIVSFSAGRPEEADYQIRAIAFGNLAEEVSKNFHHGDGVIIEGRLQAETRNKPDGTKEKVTELVARRIYAGATGASVGSASPAPVAVTNGTPAAARPASRPAQRPPVVAEPDNDDIPF
- the rpsF gene encoding 30S ribosomal protein S6 — its product is MSRRYETMYILRPDLPEETIDQTIARYQTILNDQGVTEIETQHRGKRRLAYELKKCKEGIYIQMNYTAPAAAVEELKKSFRISEEVIQFLTVREEE
- a CDS encoding ABC transporter substrate-binding protein yields the protein MFLLTALGLLLAGCQKAPPADGPIELVFWHGANPQANRIVLEGLVERFNRRHPDIHVRAVDAGQPDQQIPKILAAVIGGSPPDLLWYNATLTGQLVKADAIVPLDAYLAREPVLGQVFPNLLPATRYRGQTWSLPFDTNNLAVFYNKRLFAAAGIKTFPRTWEAFFDLARKLTVDQNGDGRPERYGFRLPLGKGEWTVFNWLAWYWGAGGELLKQGKPQIASGAGVAALTYWQRFLDPSRPAASLSQPEQGYLFDDFFAGRVAMQVSGPWTLRELAQNQMSYGIFPLPQGAVAATSIGGEQLFLMRTSARREQASWQFAKYILSTEFQSAWATGTGYLPVTIEAARSPSYRAFLKRNPQLQVFLDQLPHGHNRPLDPTYPQISDALGQAVEQALQHVRTPAQALEAAQREAELIVRTQPGDTGF
- a CDS encoding long-chain-fatty-acid--CoA ligase; the encoded protein is MNLSLILDRQVQLRPDAPAFLSAEKSLSFIELARASAAVAGGLAGLGVMSGDRVAVMLPNVLPFPIAAFAIWRLGAQLVPVNPLFKPQEVRHLLVDSGARVLIVLEQLLPALGELVAELGVQVVSVGGESGTPFIHLFAAPPLAEPAAIQPEDVVAVLYTSGTTGRPKGAMLTSRNLDYDSEACALTLEISPADRLYLVLPLFHAYGMTIGLLVCTRNGGSVFLEPRFAPLLALQHLKQFDCSVFLGVPALFAALLGAEGSSLQALRFCISGGAPLPVSLLTAFEAKFQTVILEGDGPTECSPVTAVNPLRGVRKTGSIGLPLAGQQMAIRDPETGAFLPDGEVGEILVRGPNVFKGYLNLPEETAGVFFEDWLRTGDLGYRDSDGYFYIVDRLKDLIIVAGLNVYAREVEEVLQAHPQVRMAAVVGEFDELRGEVVHAFVEAVGDQDFPDAQEIIRYCRERLADYKCPRRVTVLAELPRSTTGKILKRVLKEGFKGHPAT
- a CDS encoding dienelactone hydrolase family protein → MERRNFLRHLIATGSFWTVLERGLTATPAPQASLIRFAGEGRAIEAYRALPVGHPRAGVLVVAEESGLSSFVELTVAQLATAGYAALAPDPYARLGGTAAVGADPTAASAKINDTQLLRDLDLGYAYLEKLVGPQSKLGILGFGWGAGKALTYASENPDIAAVAVFYGANLDPLDRVLNLDAPVLGNYAGQEVAAIAKVSELEAALKKAGKSYDFKVYPDVKAGFVNPARTDRYNLTAAQDAWERTLQFFKRELNG